Genomic segment of Trichoderma breve strain T069 chromosome 7 map unlocalized scaffold00007, whole genome shotgun sequence:
GTGTCAAATCAGACTCTGGTGAACAACCTCCTGACCCAGGCCCAAACGCTGGCCAATGGCCTCAAGGTCTCGTTCAACACCCCGAGTGGTGTCCCAGATCCtaccgtcttcttcaatcCCACTTTCCGGAACAGCGGTGCATCAAGCAACAATGTTGCTGAAATTGGAACGCTGGTCCTTGAGTGGACGCATCTGAGTGACCTTACCGGAAACCCTCTGTATGCCCAGCTTGCTCAAAAGGGCGAGTCGTATCTTCTCAACCCCAAGGGAAGCGCACAGGCATGGCCTGGCCTGGTTGGAACGTTTGTCAGCACAAGCAACGGCAACTTCCAGgacagcaatggcagctGGTCGGCTCTCTCAGACAGCTTCTATGAGTATCTGATCAAGATGTACTTGTATGACCCGGTTGCGTTTTCAAACTACAAGGACCGCTGGGTTCTTGCTGCCGACTCGACCATTGCGCATCTCGCCTCTCACCCAAGCACCCGTAAAGATCTCACCTTTTTGTCGTCATACTCTGGACAATCAACATCGCCAAATTCAGGACACTGTAAGTTTTCAATACAATCAAATGACAGCATTTAGCTAATATCTCTTGTCCTCAGTGGCTAGTTTTGCTGGTGGCAACTTTATCCTGGGAGGCATTCTCTTGGGCGAGCAAAAGTACATTGACTTTGGCATCCAGCTTACCAACTCGTACTATGCCACGTACAACCAGACTGCTTCTGGAATTGGTCCCGAGGGCTTCAACTGGGTGGACAGCGTGACGGGCTCCGGAGGCTCGCCTCCCTCATCCCAGTCCTCCTTCTACTCCAAGGCAGGATTCTGGGTGTCGGCACCGTACTACATCCTGAGACCTGAGACCCTGGAGAGCTTGTATTACGCCTACCGAGTTACGGGAGATGCCAAGTACCAGGATTGGGCATGGGCTgctttcaacgccatcagCAAGGCGTGCCGCGCCGGCAGCGGGTACTCGTCCATCAACGACGTGACACAGGCCAATGGCGGAGGAGCCTCTGACGATATGGAGAGCTTCTGGTTCGCCGAGGCGCTCAAGTACGCGTATCTCATCTTTGCCGACGAGTCAGCCGTGCAGGTGAACCCCAATGGCGGCAACCAGTTTGTGTTTAACACGGAGGCACACCCCTTTAAGATTCGTCATTGAGGTGTTGTCTTTGGATATATGTGAGAGGATGTTTGTGGATATGTGAATATGAATAAAGCCATCAAATATGAATTGCTAGAAATAGACTATTCGTTTGAACTACAAGATGAGCGCACGTTGAAGTTATAAGTGAATCATGTTTGATGCTGAGTAAGATCTATTATACAGTCCAGCAAAGTAAAGTATGACAGGATTATAGTAAGGTAAGCAAATGCTGCTTAGGGTATGAGTGgattttgccttttgctcctCGCAATTCAACCAACTTGGTTACTCTTCGCTCCcagaaaaataaaaacaaaaaaacatccAAATCATCTCTCTACAACAACTCAAAACTCCCTGCTCTGACCAATGTCACAAACATCAAACACGCCCTCCTCCGCAATGCCCTTGCGCTTCAACGCCTCCTTAAGCTGCCTCGGAGGCTCCAGCACCtcctccatcgtcaaagCCCACGTGCCCCAATGAATCCCCATGGCCTTTTCACATTTCGTATCCTGGAAAATCTCGACTGAATCAAATGGATTCGCGTGCATGGCGGAAAACGCAGCGCGGGGATAATACGCCCCAATGGGGATCAAGCCCAGATCAAACGGTCCGCGATGCTCGCCGATCTGCTTGAATTGGGGACATCGTGGCAAAGACTCGTATTCGGGGCCGTAGTCGTCGACGCTGGCGGGCAGATGAGGGACTGCGCGGTATCCAGTGTCGCCGCCGAACCAGACGTTCTTGTCGCCGGATTTGACGCCCCACGAGCACCACAGCGTCGTGTCCTTGTCAAAGGCCGTGCGGGCGGAGGTGTGTTGACACGGGAGACATGAGATCTGGGCCGAAATGGATTTCTTCTCGCCGTTGATGGGGGTTGTGACGGTCAGAGTGGCGTCTTCCCACCAGTCCAGCTCGGTGACGTTTTGGAGGCCGCTTTTGCGGAACCAGGACTCGAGGCCGAGACCGACGAAGAATTGCACGTCTGGATGATGTTTCTGGATCTCGAGGACGGAGGAGTGCGATAGATGGTCGTAgtggctgtggctgatgaCGACAGCGTCGACGACGGGGATGTCTTTGAGATCGCAGGGCTTCGGGGTGAAGCGTTTAGGACCCATGAAAGTGAATGGCGAGCAGCGATCTTCAAACACAGGGTCGAATAGAACACGCAGACCAGAGGGGAACTCGACATAATAGCACGCATGGCCCAACCACGTCGCGCGGAGTTTATCCGAAGCATCACGAGCAGGAAGCCACTGAGGAGGAACGACAGGCACAGTGGGAGGTTTCGTGTCTGGCCACTTGAGGTCGCCGGTGATGGTTGGCCAAAGGACCGTCGACCACATGTTTGTCACGCTGGGCGGGTTGGACCATGACGGATACGGATTCTTGAAGCCGGAGATGTGGCCGCCGCGCTTGAGGATGTGGTGAGGGTTGGAGAGGGCCTCGGCGGGGATGTTGTTTCTGCCGGCGATTTTGAGGACAGAAGTTGTTGATGGATGAGAGGTTGATGGGTGAGAGGAGATtgtggatgatgttgatttgCGCGTCATGGTTGTGGcggttgttgctgttgctgcggcggcgaagacgaagacgaagagggagatgcgTTTGTTGGTGTTTGATTTGTTACTGGAGTTTGAATTGGAGGatctggtgatggtgttgagggtgAGGCTGATGGTGTTGTAGCGTTGCCACAGCTTAGGAAGAAGCTGCGTGCGGAACTGCGACAttagagatggagagaagagagaagacagCAAGGGGGGAAGCTATCGACtcttatattatatattacttcTCGACTTTTCTCACTGACTGGGGTGtaaaagggaaaaaagggatcAAGGGGACTGGGTTGGATTGGACTGGGAGGAGATTCTCTCTATCTACTGGACTCGGGCGATGgaaggatgggatgggctgCGTCATGCTCCTCTATGCAAGCCACAAtccagcaaagcaaagcaagcgAAAAAGGAATTAAAATGATTCATtgtgtgtactcgtactatgGATGTGTTGGTCCGCATTGGTTCTACCTTAACGCGGATTAGGCCCAATTCCGCCAAGGGTCAAGCTTCGAAATAACACAATGCCACGTTTCGTCCTCCTGCGTCCTTCGTCCATGTTGCCTTACCTCCGTTGTTGTAGGGCTGGGGCTAAgcagaaacaagcaaatGGACAGGGAGAGAGACGTCGACGGAGTTAAAACAAGCGAGTGCGAGTCCGGCACCAAAAAAGACCCTTGCGGAGCTGGAGTTGGAGCTTGGACTGGGCTCGTCCGAttagtttttctttttccttgggtgatgagatgggatTCATTGCTTTAGTGGAAGGATTTTGGTCGCTGGCTGGCGGGGTTCGGCATACATGGATGGTCCGCCTGAGAGGATTCAGAGGGAAATGTTTTGTCTGGGAATTATCTAATTTGTCCGTCCTTCATCAACTAACAATGTCCCGTATTGACGCTGCTACAAGTACAAGTGCAGCCCATCATACTCCGCCGCTCTATCTACAAGTACAGccataagaaaaaaaaaaaactccatATTATAAACCCGCACTTCATCGGACCTGCGCGGCCCGCAAAGGCATCCAAGATACGAATTTCCCTTGTACTGTACTAAGCGGCGCTTGTATTAACTCCGCCCGTCCGCTGGCTGGCGCTTGTCCGGGCGGGCGAATGAGCGGCCTTGGGCCGCGTTTTTACGGAAAATTCAAGCGTCTTACAATATGATCCCAGTCAGAGTGCTGACGGACGGGTCTAGGCTGAGTTTGGACTCGATGGCTTTttgatgtcctcatcatGGTCAGTCAGCAGAGCAAATCTCAATTTTTTGTGGTGTTTGTTATTAAGTAATCTGGAGGGCCTTGATATGCAGGAAttgtgccatcatcatcatcatcatcaccacagTCATCAAATCACATGTCAAGAGGAAAAGTCGTCAAAGCTGCTCAGCTCAACACACAGGGATTCTATCCCAGGTGAAAAAATGTCATTGGCCCAGCTAATCTAAAAGCGTTGCGCTC
This window contains:
- a CDS encoding beta-lactamase superfamily domain-containing protein, which translates into the protein MSQFRTQLLPKLWQRYNTISLTLNTITRSSNSNSSNKSNTNKRISLFVFVFAAAATATTATTMTRKSTSSTISSHPSTSHPSTTSVLKIAGRNNIPAEALSNPHHILKRGGHISGFKNPYPSWSNPPSVTNMWSTVLWPTITGDLKWPDTKPPTVPVVPPQWLPARDASDKLRATWLGHACYYVEFPSGLRVLFDPVFEDRCSPFTFMGPKRFTPKPCDLKDIPVVDAVVISHSHYDHLSHSSVLEIQKHHPDVQFFVGLGLESWFRKSGLQNVTELDWWEDATLTVTTPINGEKKSISAQISCLPCQHTSARTAFDKDTTLWCSWGVKSGDKNVWFGGDTGYRAVPHLPASVDDYGPEYESLPRCPQFKQIGEHRGPFDLGLIPIGAYYPRAAFSAMHANPFDSVEIFQDTKCEKAMGIHWGTWALTMEEVLEPPRQLKEALKRKGIAEEGVFDVCDIGQSREF
- a CDS encoding glycosyl hydrolase family 47 domain-containing protein — translated: MRFISSSVLAFGLVAPALAYPHPVPGAKRGSPNPTRAAAVKAAFQTSWNGYRQFAFPHDDLHPVSNTFDDERNGWGSSAIDGLDTAILMGATDIVNTILQRVPQINFTTTAVANQGISVFETNIRYIGGMLASYDLLKGPFSSLVSNQTLVNNLLTQAQTLANGLKVSFNTPSGVPDPTVFFNPTFRNSGASSNNVAEIGTLVLEWTHLSDLTGNPLAQAWPGLVGTFVSTSNGNFQDSNGSWSALSDSFYEYLIKMYLYDPVAFSNYKDRWVLAADSTIAHLASHPSTRKDLTFLSSYSGQSTSPNSGHLASFAGGNFILGGILLGEQKYIDFGIQLTNSYYATYNQTASGIGPEGFNWVDSVTGSGGSPPSSQSSFYSKAGFWVSAPYYILRPETLESLYYAYRVTGDAKYQDWAWAAFNAISKACRAGSGYSSINDVTQANGGGASDDMESFWFAEALKYAYLIFADESAVQVNPNGGNQFVFNTEAHPFKIRH